In the Leptospiraceae bacterium genome, one interval contains:
- a CDS encoding metallophosphoesterase: protein MKIALFGDIHGFWNNFDVKSINESDYDLVLFTGDLKGFLPRDEKRVSKNISQIKKKSFIVPGNWDSSNLLQLIGEIRQNQYLIRVGSFGQNKRFKQWEKTLGEIQVAGYSSHSIGEPQDSLCLIAGRPFSMGGNLSFSRFLKENYNVSNMSDSENKLKQIIDTIKEDKIIFLSHNGASGLGVKQSDIYGCDFKKEGGDWGDVDLHNAIKYATSKNKKVLGVFSGHMHHKISKTDNRIWSLKKDNILYINAAKVPRIFKNNKEFFHHHVKIIIEGNEIQAEEILWKRD from the coding sequence ATGAAAATAGCTCTATTTGGTGATATTCACGGATTTTGGAATAACTTCGATGTAAAATCAATTAATGAGTCAGATTATGATCTTGTATTATTTACCGGTGACTTGAAAGGATTTTTACCTCGCGATGAAAAAAGAGTTTCAAAAAATATTTCACAAATAAAGAAAAAATCCTTCATCGTCCCTGGAAATTGGGATAGTTCAAACCTTTTACAACTCATTGGTGAGATTCGACAAAATCAATATCTCATTCGAGTAGGCTCTTTTGGACAAAATAAAAGATTTAAACAATGGGAAAAGACGTTAGGCGAAATCCAAGTGGCAGGCTACTCATCTCATTCTATTGGAGAACCTCAAGACTCACTCTGCCTAATTGCCGGAAGACCATTTTCAATGGGGGGAAATCTTAGCTTTAGCAGATTTCTAAAAGAAAATTACAACGTATCCAATATGTCTGACTCAGAAAATAAATTAAAACAAATTATCGATACTATAAAAGAAGATAAAATAATTTTTCTATCCCATAATGGGGCATCCGGATTAGGAGTAAAACAATCGGATATTTATGGTTGTGATTTTAAAAAAGAAGGAGGAGATTGGGGGGATGTAGATTTGCACAATGCCATAAAATACGCAACCTCAAAAAATAAAAAAGTTTTAGGGGTCTTTTCAGGTCACATGCATCACAAAATTTCCAAAACAGATAACAGAATATGGAGTCTAAAAAAAGACAATATTTTATACATAAATGCAGCAAAAGTTCCAAGAATTTTTAAAAATAATAAAGAATTCTTTCACCACCATGTAAAAATTATAATAGAAGGTAACGAAATCCAAGCAGAAGAAATCCTATGGAAAAGAGACTAA
- a CDS encoding lipoprotein LipL41: MKLEKNVKLLLSFVAIALLASCAETIDVEYPVFPKSKEGRQLQKFVGVNRQVGLVVQKPEKGLWHQIFGESSFVDQMPSKVFEAFDKEGYYKLIDVSKRADIANEQMFTLTGLTKGQAKLGKLLNAEMFLFIGYQKPYTSCGQETKFDAAAAALKAVSIATGGNNNEAVSKLTGYRAVLIPLDATLINVETGATMKSVVSKPYKHFASVGDTGCPGVLEAFGEALDDASAQIKERLSPQVKTAKIKIFVKDDNEEVASLLQEGYEEASGETPSMKKAFEQWKKADQKAGGKSPGALSNMAAYYFSIGDYDNAIKNFEKAMNVKGGDKNYFREMRKRVEATAAVDQGDK, from the coding sequence ATGAAATTAGAAAAAAACGTAAAATTACTTCTATCTTTTGTGGCTATAGCTTTATTAGCAAGTTGTGCAGAAACAATAGATGTGGAATATCCAGTTTTCCCAAAATCAAAAGAAGGAAGACAATTACAAAAATTTGTCGGAGTAAACAGACAAGTTGGTTTAGTTGTTCAAAAACCTGAAAAAGGTTTGTGGCACCAGATTTTTGGTGAATCAAGCTTTGTAGATCAAATGCCAAGTAAGGTGTTTGAAGCTTTCGACAAAGAAGGCTACTACAAATTAATCGACGTAAGTAAGCGTGCTGACATTGCAAATGAGCAGATGTTTACCCTTACAGGTCTAACAAAAGGACAAGCAAAACTTGGTAAATTACTGAATGCTGAAATGTTCCTTTTTATCGGTTATCAAAAACCATATACAAGCTGTGGACAAGAAACAAAATTTGATGCAGCTGCAGCCGCATTGAAAGCTGTAAGTATTGCTACCGGTGGAAACAATAATGAAGCAGTTTCTAAACTAACAGGGTATAGAGCAGTTCTTATTCCGCTTGATGCTACACTTATCAATGTTGAGACAGGCGCTACTATGAAATCTGTAGTATCAAAGCCTTATAAACATTTTGCTTCTGTAGGAGATACCGGTTGTCCGGGAGTTCTTGAAGCATTCGGTGAAGCATTGGATGACGCATCAGCACAAATCAAAGAAAGACTATCTCCACAAGTAAAAACCGCAAAAATTAAAATTTTTGTAAAAGATGATAATGAAGAAGTTGCTTCATTATTACAAGAAGGCTACGAAGAAGCATCTGGTGAGACTCCAAGCATGAAAAAAGCATTTGAACAGTGGAAAAAAGCTGATCAAAAAGCTGGTGGAAAAAGTCCTGGAGCACTTAGCAACATGGCAGCTTATTATTTTTCAATCGGTGATTACGACAATGCGATCAAAAATTTTGAAAAAGCAATGAACGTAAAAGGTGGCGATAAAAACTACTTTAGAGAAATGAGAAAAAGAGTAGAAGCTACTGCAGCAGTTGATCAAGGTGATAAGTAA
- a CDS encoding molybdopterin molybdotransferase MoeA: MIEIEKAKEIIQSQVFQLNSEILSIDEISGRVIAEDCFSDRNYPPFNRSAMDGFAVSSKHYSKGKKFKIVGTVQAGDLGDRVFSELGSVKIMTGARVPDNFDAVIKVEDSVVSKEEVYFQLDSISSFHNIARKGEDIKKDSPVLEKGHLLNPVSISLLASIGKTKVRVFQPPKVSILSTGNEIVPINANPLPEQIRDSNSYTLTEFLKKFHITPIQREILPDIPEEISKSIEKSLNSEIIFITGGVSMGEFDYVPKILAEKNVDCLFHKIEVKPGKPFWFGVGQNKQIVFALPGNPFAVQVAFKIFIEPFLYKLFQSSEYLPLKIPFLGERRKKHNLTEFFPVKLNSTGIKTGLSLVEFHGSGDIIAAAKSDGIACHPKEKFDLRDGELLYFYSWNTERV, encoded by the coding sequence TTGATAGAGATAGAAAAAGCAAAAGAAATTATTCAGTCTCAAGTCTTTCAATTAAATTCTGAAATACTCTCTATTGATGAAATATCAGGAAGAGTGATAGCGGAAGATTGTTTTTCTGATAGAAACTATCCACCATTCAATCGCTCTGCTATGGATGGATTTGCTGTATCTTCTAAACATTACTCTAAAGGCAAAAAATTCAAGATAGTCGGAACTGTCCAAGCCGGTGATTTAGGAGATAGAGTTTTTTCTGAGTTGGGCAGTGTTAAGATTATGACTGGAGCAAGAGTCCCCGATAATTTTGATGCGGTTATTAAAGTTGAAGATAGCGTAGTATCGAAAGAAGAAGTTTATTTTCAGTTAGACTCGATTTCTTCGTTTCATAATATTGCAAGAAAAGGCGAGGATATTAAAAAAGATTCGCCGGTTTTGGAAAAAGGACACTTACTCAATCCGGTTTCTATTTCTTTATTGGCAAGTATCGGGAAAACCAAAGTACGAGTTTTTCAACCTCCAAAAGTATCGATCCTTTCTACAGGAAATGAAATTGTTCCGATTAATGCAAATCCTCTACCGGAGCAAATACGCGATTCTAATTCATACACTCTTACAGAATTTCTAAAAAAATTTCATATTACCCCAATTCAAAGAGAAATACTTCCTGACATACCGGAAGAGATTTCTAAAAGTATCGAGAAATCCTTAAATTCTGAAATTATTTTTATAACAGGCGGAGTTTCAATGGGAGAATTTGATTATGTCCCAAAAATTTTAGCCGAAAAAAATGTGGACTGCCTTTTTCATAAAATTGAAGTAAAACCCGGTAAGCCTTTTTGGTTTGGAGTAGGGCAAAATAAACAAATTGTATTTGCGTTACCGGGAAATCCGTTTGCTGTTCAAGTCGCATTTAAAATATTTATTGAGCCTTTTCTGTATAAATTATTTCAGAGTTCGGAGTATCTCCCCTTAAAAATCCCTTTTCTGGGCGAGAGAAGAAAAAAGCACAATCTCACTGAATTTTTTCCTGTAAAATTGAATTCTACCGGAATAAAAACTGGTCTTTCTTTGGTAGAGTTTCATGGAAGTGGTGATATCATTGCTGCTGCAAAATCTGATGGAATTGCGTGTCACCCTAAAGAAAAATTCGATTTAAGAGATGGGGAGCTTCTATATTTTTATTCTTGGAATACAGAAAGAGTATAA
- a CDS encoding CBS domain-containing protein: MDKRLKELKVSDVMTDTVYTANLDHSWNDVARKMSAKNIHHIVIIDENNLPQSIISTSDFLSFALNADSKTLSKKLRDTISKRRLITVHPESNAYDAANLMNDHNVASIVVVNEKNQLVGIVSPKDLMNEILFEDEPIDS, encoded by the coding sequence ATGGATAAGCGATTGAAAGAATTAAAAGTGAGCGATGTAATGACTGATACAGTTTATACTGCTAATTTAGATCATTCTTGGAATGATGTAGCAAGGAAGATGAGTGCTAAAAATATTCATCATATTGTGATTATTGATGAGAATAATTTGCCTCAAAGCATCATTTCTACTTCAGATTTTCTAAGCTTTGCTTTGAATGCAGATTCAAAAACTCTTTCTAAAAAACTTAGAGACACAATTTCCAAGAGACGACTTATCACTGTTCATCCAGAATCCAATGCTTATGATGCCGCAAACTTAATGAATGATCATAATGTAGCTTCTATAGTGGTCGTAAATGAAAAGAATCAATTAGTCGGGATTGTTTCCCCTAAAGATTTAATGAACGAAATTTTGTTTGAAGATGAGCCAATTGATTCGTAG
- a CDS encoding enoyl-CoA hydratase/isomerase family protein, with the protein MNYNREILQLDKGKAEIIKFQTNEQNSLTKQNMEELQNILKDIQENDQIKGVILTSDNPKFFCNGLDGDTLLSTTGEELLGHVGGICILFGHLLRFDKPLITEVTGHAMGGGAVITSASDYRYMLTTGCRIAFTEVLVGLPLPAMFIARIQETVNPIKVTEICLEAANYKGKEAKEVGMIDEVADSKEDLRKLSIKKLETLFRLPILAIRQTKQNVNKKSLFHYEEYLEETKKSFQAPGVIENLKEGMLAIKEKRRPNFK; encoded by the coding sequence ATGAATTACAATAGAGAAATCCTGCAACTCGATAAAGGCAAAGCTGAAATTATAAAGTTTCAAACAAATGAACAAAACTCACTTACCAAACAAAATATGGAAGAATTACAAAATATCCTCAAAGACATCCAAGAAAATGACCAAATCAAAGGAGTTATACTAACTTCCGACAATCCAAAATTTTTTTGCAACGGACTTGACGGTGATACGCTTTTGTCAACCACCGGTGAAGAGCTTTTAGGGCATGTTGGAGGAATTTGTATTTTATTTGGACACCTTCTTAGATTCGATAAGCCACTTATTACTGAGGTGACAGGACACGCGATGGGAGGAGGCGCAGTGATCACAAGTGCAAGCGACTACAGATATATGCTAACAACAGGATGTAGAATTGCTTTCACAGAAGTTTTAGTCGGACTTCCACTTCCGGCTATGTTTATAGCAAGGATTCAAGAAACAGTGAATCCGATTAAAGTAACTGAAATATGTCTCGAAGCCGCCAACTATAAAGGGAAAGAAGCAAAAGAAGTGGGGATGATTGATGAAGTTGCAGACTCGAAAGAAGATTTAAGAAAGTTATCCATAAAAAAATTGGAGACTCTTTTTCGTCTTCCAATTCTTGCGATCAGGCAAACGAAGCAAAATGTGAATAAAAAATCTCTGTTTCATTATGAAGAATATCTTGAAGAAACTAAAAAAAGTTTTCAAGCACCCGGTGTAATCGAAAATTTAAAAGAAGGTATGCTTGCTATTAAAGAAAAACGAAGACCTAACTTCAAATAA
- a CDS encoding DUF1564 family protein, whose amino-acid sequence MNPEKFERTQSSLLIPEKYMDEFNRRTENISREDYLHELLERYRNVLLWRTFEKLDCVKTKYQEEGQNLQKKNFRPENADWIELGEFAQWLGISRTALFTLLLLLDIAGWDIIIPAKFYDFGVPPKVSSIAVGVYLSKRKTIRYNRLILHKQR is encoded by the coding sequence ATGAATCCTGAAAAATTTGAGCGGACACAATCGAGTTTGTTGATACCAGAAAAATATATGGATGAGTTTAATCGTAGGACAGAAAATATTTCAAGAGAGGATTATTTGCACGAGTTGTTAGAGAGGTACAGGAACGTATTATTATGGAGAACTTTTGAGAAATTGGATTGTGTGAAGACAAAATATCAAGAAGAAGGGCAGAATTTGCAAAAGAAGAATTTTCGCCCAGAGAATGCAGATTGGATCGAGCTTGGCGAGTTTGCTCAATGGCTTGGTATTTCTCGAACGGCTCTTTTTACTCTTCTTTTGTTGCTTGACATTGCCGGATGGGACATAATCATCCCTGCCAAGTTCTATGATTTTGGAGTTCCACCCAAGGTTAGTTCTATTGCGGTAGGAGTTTACCTCTCCAAGAGAAAAACTATCCGCTATAACAGGCTAATACTACATAAACAAAGATAA
- a CDS encoding hemolysin III family protein: MVQKNSTKKSNTSYKRNVLNKKEFSDSNKLHSKIKAKKFREKVEPEKFIPQEKIQEIIEIIREYSMGHEIANAVTHGIGGGLSIAGLSILVTIAAIYGDVWRVVSSAIYGATLVMLYLASTLYHGIYHWRTKQVFKIIDHAAIYLLIAGTYTPFTLVSLRENSNTGWILFGIIWGLALTGVAIKAVLPGRFSVLSVVVYIIMGWLCLFALGDIRRAIGFGGMVWLVSGGLSYTLGVIFYAWNKLPFNHAIWHLFVLGGSICHFFAILFYVLPLSK; the protein is encoded by the coding sequence ATGGTACAAAAAAATTCTACGAAAAAAAGCAACACCTCTTATAAAAGAAATGTTTTGAATAAAAAAGAATTCTCTGATAGCAATAAATTGCATTCTAAAATAAAAGCGAAAAAATTCAGAGAGAAAGTTGAACCCGAAAAATTTATACCTCAAGAAAAAATTCAGGAAATTATTGAAATTATTCGTGAGTACTCTATGGGGCATGAAATTGCAAATGCAGTCACTCATGGAATAGGAGGGGGTTTAAGTATCGCAGGGCTTTCTATCCTTGTTACTATTGCTGCAATATACGGTGATGTGTGGAGGGTCGTCAGCTCTGCTATTTATGGAGCGACATTGGTAATGCTTTATCTTGCCTCTACACTTTATCATGGTATTTACCATTGGAGAACAAAACAAGTTTTTAAAATAATTGATCACGCAGCCATTTATTTACTCATTGCTGGGACATACACTCCATTTACTTTGGTCAGCCTTAGAGAGAATTCCAACACAGGCTGGATTTTATTCGGAATAATTTGGGGGCTTGCACTAACAGGTGTAGCTATAAAGGCAGTGTTGCCCGGTAGATTTAGTGTTCTTTCGGTAGTTGTGTATATTATAATGGGTTGGCTTTGTTTGTTTGCGTTAGGCGACATTCGTAGGGCGATTGGATTTGGTGGAATGGTCTGGCTTGTGAGTGGGGGCTTGAGTTATACCTTAGGTGTTATTTTTTATGCTTGGAATAAGTTGCCGTTCAATCATGCGATCTGGCATTTATTTGTGCTTGGGGGGAGTATATGTCATTTTTTTGCAATTCTATTTTATGTGTTGCCGTTGTCGAAATAA
- a CDS encoding enoyl-CoA hydratase/isomerase family protein — translation MSDKTFIQIENNIALLYLNSPENRNAISRSLLNSFDLSLDNITSNKNIRVLIITSSNDKAFCAGADLKERALMTENDIIQFLDNMKKLFLKLENFPIPTIAAINGDAYGGGLEMALSCDIRIISEHAKIGLTETKLGIIPGAGGTQRLTRIIGESKTKELIFTARRINSIDAEKFGIVNYAYSKDSMLEKSILLAKEISTSAPIAVSLAKLAITEGIGNTIVEALDIERKYYLKTLDTKDRKEALVAFKEKREPIFKGE, via the coding sequence TTGTCAGATAAAACATTTATTCAAATAGAGAACAATATTGCTCTACTATATCTAAACTCTCCTGAAAATCGGAACGCAATATCCAGATCCCTTTTGAATTCTTTCGACTTATCCCTAGATAATATAACTTCAAATAAAAATATTCGAGTTTTAATAATTACAAGCTCAAACGATAAAGCATTTTGTGCAGGTGCTGATTTAAAAGAAAGAGCACTAATGACAGAGAATGATATAATTCAATTTCTAGATAATATGAAAAAATTATTTCTAAAGTTAGAAAATTTTCCAATCCCTACAATTGCTGCCATCAACGGAGATGCTTATGGTGGTGGATTGGAAATGGCTCTTTCTTGTGATATTCGCATAATTTCTGAACACGCAAAAATTGGATTAACCGAAACTAAACTTGGAATTATTCCCGGAGCCGGAGGAACTCAAAGACTCACAAGGATCATCGGCGAATCTAAAACCAAAGAATTAATATTTACAGCTAGAAGAATAAATTCTATTGATGCCGAAAAATTTGGAATAGTCAATTACGCTTATTCAAAAGATTCTATGTTAGAGAAAAGTATTTTATTAGCAAAAGAGATTTCTACCTCTGCACCTATTGCAGTTAGTCTTGCAAAACTTGCTATCACAGAGGGCATCGGAAATACTATCGTTGAGGCACTTGATATTGAACGAAAATATTATTTGAAGACTTTAGATACAAAAGATAGAAAAGAAGCTTTAGTAGCATTTAAGGAAAAGAGAGAGCCTATTTTTAAAGGTGAATGA
- the lep gene encoding LipL41-expression chaperone Lep, with protein MKLFKFDKYKAGGISSGFFFIYCIGFLFINLNCKKSTPTEKECINVHMHIVKIIADDPKIPEEEKALILRSILNPKLSGANIDSCMKSKSRKQIECEMKATSFFELSQCKKNEGELK; from the coding sequence ATTAAACTTTTCAAATTTGACAAATATAAAGCCGGAGGAATTTCTTCCGGCTTTTTTTTCATATATTGTATCGGATTTTTATTTATAAATCTAAATTGTAAGAAATCCACTCCTACCGAAAAAGAATGTATCAATGTTCACATGCACATTGTAAAAATTATTGCAGATGATCCTAAAATTCCTGAAGAAGAAAAAGCTCTAATCCTTCGTTCTATTTTAAATCCTAAACTTTCAGGTGCGAATATTGATTCTTGCATGAAGTCTAAGTCCAGAAAGCAAATTGAATGTGAAATGAAAGCAACAAGTTTTTTTGAATTGAGTCAATGTAAAAAAAATGAAGGTGAGTTGAAATAA
- a CDS encoding dCTP deaminase translates to MILTGNEIQKRSGTDIIIEPWDNSLINPNSYNLRLHNEMLVYNHFPLDMKKPNLADRIIIPETGFILEPGKLYLGRTLEYTETHNLVPMLEGRSSIGRLGMFVHITAGFGDVGFKGYWTLEISVIHPLIVYPNVQICQIFYHTIEGEIVEYKSGKYQANQGIQPSLLYKDFH, encoded by the coding sequence ATGATACTGACAGGGAATGAAATTCAAAAACGATCAGGAACAGATATAATTATTGAGCCTTGGGATAATTCACTTATAAACCCAAACTCATACAACTTGAGACTGCATAATGAAATGCTGGTTTACAACCATTTTCCTTTAGATATGAAAAAGCCAAATTTGGCTGATCGAATTATTATCCCGGAAACTGGATTTATATTGGAACCGGGGAAACTTTACCTCGGAAGGACTTTGGAATATACTGAAACCCATAATCTAGTCCCAATGCTCGAAGGACGTTCATCTATCGGAAGATTGGGGATGTTCGTTCACATTACTGCTGGTTTTGGAGATGTTGGATTTAAAGGATATTGGACTCTTGAAATTTCAGTGATCCATCCACTCATCGTATATCCTAACGTCCAGATCTGTCAAATTTTTTACCATACAATTGAAGGCGAAATTGTAGAATATAAATCAGGAAAGTACCAAGCGAATCAAGGAATTCAACCTTCTCTACTATACAAAGATTTTCATTAA
- a CDS encoding sigma-70 family RNA polymerase sigma factor, translating into MDKYQGMVFSQAMKSIGNTDEAEDLTQEVFTRAFEKLSTFKGEALFSTWVYKIAQNEIIRRYRKNIEVPLTKHEDLDSMKLSSNERLTKEKNSVTPEFHFIKEELRDRIRDMLSELPSLYKKPLLLYYFEEMSYKEISERMNLKMNTLKSYIFRGKEILKEWLKDENKL; encoded by the coding sequence ATGGATAAATATCAAGGCATGGTGTTTTCTCAGGCCATGAAATCTATCGGAAACACTGATGAAGCAGAAGATTTAACACAGGAAGTATTTACAAGAGCTTTTGAAAAACTTTCTACTTTCAAGGGAGAGGCTTTATTTTCAACTTGGGTGTATAAAATTGCACAAAATGAAATTATAAGAAGATATAGAAAAAATATAGAAGTACCTTTAACAAAACATGAAGACTTAGATTCTATGAAGTTAAGCTCCAACGAGAGGCTGACTAAAGAAAAAAATTCTGTAACACCTGAATTTCATTTTATTAAAGAAGAGTTAAGAGATAGGATTCGAGATATGCTCTCTGAATTGCCATCATTGTATAAGAAACCACTTTTGTTGTATTATTTTGAAGAAATGTCCTATAAGGAAATTTCAGAGCGAATGAATTTAAAAATGAATACTTTGAAAAGTTATATTTTTAGAGGAAAAGAAATTTTAAAGGAATGGCTAAAAGATGAGAACAAACTCTAA